Proteins from a genomic interval of Lolium perenne isolate Kyuss_39 chromosome 1, Kyuss_2.0, whole genome shotgun sequence:
- the LOC127316884 gene encoding cysteine-tryptophan domain-containing zinc finger protein 5 isoform X1 encodes MLGGARRTEAGREEGELQLHDGGGGPGARGGDELFDPDSLTYIDEKLQKLLGHFQKDYEGGVCAENSGSQMGGYGSFLYPQRSLSIISQSRSPAVPPNHGNASRSPYVPVESAQKSHFVKTELDSKRKDDYCRRTSNGINGNPHQQILNRAANGPEQKAPKIRIKVNSSRSLARNTAAVYSGLGLDISPSSSMDDSLGGSAGAPEPKNLPDASPHTILQIMTCHPIPGGFLLSPLADNIMALRKKSASVTKEHEAPEFDYDKAELNRNCCPTTSAAGDNKNKVSNKNKYVEKKDHLPSIKNSQCRHNDSAIVNKGTMPQLLDMSDDAGSVLLPRSMKTEQHSVEESEKLVADIPNHLKETKNGPLKARGRDASSVRDIESIVDVKAVSANDDNHKKGKANLKASIDLSKDSKTGPTFNEGFLDKIKYDSDGYNDRPSTTPSQPPNVPPNKTSLDRDKRKVLHVKDEQSQCESKGMGGLVSAVSMDIITENVGGNPSGMLKRKKKISSSQTALPGKKLKLKAHKQLSEFTRKSYVSDTSVKPEKETVSSGETDKGKSDGGNDHDHKISPFSFDRSAPVPSACANKAMELSVAAPVVEPVVINEQWVCCDKCEKWRLLPYGMNPDILPKKWRCSMQSWLLPGMNNCKISEDETTKALRAPENNISLGVRHDVATSGVCTTMTSRTVEGDMKSTTSGTPKVESNANVSNIAEMPKSSKKLQTSTSRNPDDVDHFRKHREKRKRMGFSDKAETIAEDKTHPESKSSVDHDNLRASKKMKKEFSEPAKRRLSELEISKSSPSIKESPKNLQPDSGVSSSMGKYGPSSSIKCNDDKFISDGGIRTSDKGRSDRPELSIKIRKSKQRQLSKRGLEPVASDAFSKHIVTEGESNGAKEKPIQELKFSKTDDRKAANSRPPVSGTGSDTIYAEKECLSEQHHENIHLQHSLVSESSMRRNMSSTAAASSSSKVSSSHKSKVDFQETRASPVESVSSSPLRTSDKNLVDQHKRHPCVVAETVPSQESGKSGLSFSKENYDLGSNPDHSKAHGSGCFNGDLHPHVLKDGELEDKKDNQCSKNEDSGLGTRNSQLNPSKAQKVNSHILPVHSNGDDKQTPSIQNGERPPRLNSNQCDHAKLTSGKHPTQVKPDKENAEHKDLKIPLSTVKGSKQQPALNNTANGDVSYKAKQLKKAVIENTKQATLSRDVPNPINTSVLLKEARDLKHLSKRLKEKGDDLESASMCFEAGLKFLHVASLLEAPSIDSSKQGDSIQAMRLYSETGNLCGFCAREFERLKKMANAALAYKCVEVAYMKAAFYKHPGAIKDKHALQATSLMVLPAESPSSSASDVDNLNYQSTAAKAVSARALYSPQIAGNSIPRNNHHLMGLLAYADDINYAFDGTRKSQNSFAAYVADIGKSQVDGIALVREVLEFSFHNVMALLQLIRQSLESINHESVK; translated from the exons ATGCTGGGCGGCGCGAGGCGGACGGAGGCGGGCCGCGAGGAGGGGGAGCTCCAGCtccacgacggcggcggcggcccgggaGCGCGCGGCGGCGACGAGCTCTTTGATCCCGACTCGCTCACGTACATC GATGAAAAACTTCAAAAATTGTTGGGTCATTTCCAGAAGGACTATGAAGGTGGAGTATGTGCTGAGAACTCGG GGTCACAAATGGGAGGTTATGGTTCATTCTTGTACCCCCAGCGTTCTCTGTCTATTATATCTCAATCTAGAAGTCCCGCAGTTCCTCCAAACCATGGCAATGCCTCTAGATCACCTTATGTTCCAGTGGAG AGTGCACAGAAGAGTCACTTTGTCAAGACTGAATTAGATAGCAAGAGAAAAGATGATTATTGTCGAAGAACATCGAATGGGATCAATGGTAATCCTCATCAACAGATTTTGAACAGAGCAGCCAATGGTCCTGAGCAAAAGGCACCTAAAATACGTATCAAGGTGAACAGCAGTAGAAGTTTGGCAAGAAATACTGCTGCTGTCTACAGTGGTCTGGGCCTCGACATTTCTCCTTCATCCTCTATGGATGACAGCCTTGGTGGGAGCGCTGGAGCTCCTGAGCCCAAAAATTTACCAGATGCATCTCCGCATACCATTTTACAG ATAATGACCTGCCATCCTATTCCTGGAggattcttgctttcaccacttgCAGACAATATTATGGCGCTGAGAAAAAAGTCAGCATCTGTAACAAAGGAACATGAAGCACCTGAATTTGATTATGACAAAGCAGAACTGAACAGAAACTGTTGTCCCACGACCTCTGCTGCAGGAGATAACAAAAATAaggtgtcaaataaaaataagtaTGTTGAAAAGAAAGATCACCTCCCAAGTATCAAGAATTCACAATGCAGACATAATGATTCAGCAATTGTGAATAAGGGGACTATGCCTCAGTTACTGGATATGTCAGATGATGCAGGTTCAGTCCTCTTACCTAGAAGCATGAAGACAGAACAACATTCAGTTGAGGAATCAGAAAAATTGGTGGCTGATATTCCCAATCACCTGAAGGAAACAAAGAATGGTCCACTGAAAGCACGAGGTAGGGACGCGAGTTCTGTCAGAGATATTGAGTCAATAGTAGATGTTAAAGCTGTTTCAGCAAATGATGATAATCATAAAAAGGGTAAAGCAAATTTAAAAGCAAGTATAGATTTGAGCAAGGACAGTAAGACAGGACCTACATTTAATGAAGGATTTTTGGATAAAATCAAATATGATTCTGATGGATATAATGATCGACCTTCTACAACTCCAAGTCAACCGCCAAATGTTCCTCCTAACAAAACATCACTTGACAGAGACAAAAGAAAAGTTTTGCATGTAAAAGATGAACAATCTCAGTGCGAAAGTAAGGGCATGGGGGGTCTAGTTAGTGCAGTATCCATGGATATCATCACAGAAAATGTAGGTGGAAATCCTTCTGGAATGctgaaaaggaaaaagaaaatttcctcctcgcaAACTGCTCTGCCTGGGAAGAAGCTGAAGCTTAAGGCACACAAACAGTTGAGCGAATTCACTAGAAAATCTTATGTCAGTGATACGAGTGTGAAGCCTGAGAAGGAGACTGTTTCATCTGGAGAAACTGATAAGGGCAAGTCAGATGGTGGAAATGACCATGACCACAAGATCTCTCCCTTTAGTTTTGACAGATCAGCTCCGGTGCCATCAGCATGTGCGAATAAGGCTATGGAATTATCCGTGGCTGCGCCTGTTGTGGAACCTGTTGTAATAAACGAACAATGGGTTTGCTGTGACAAGTGTGAGAAATGGCGCCTTTTACCCTATGGGATGAATCCAGATATACTTCCCAAAAAATGGCGTTGTAGCATGCAGAGTTGGCTCCT GCCTGGAATGAATAACTGCAAAATAAGTGAGGATGAGACCACAAAAGCCCTTCGCGCGCCTGAAAATAACATTAGTTTGGGTGTTCGCCATGATGTTGCTACATCAGGAGTATGCACAACTATGACTTCACGAACTGTTGAGGGCGATATGAAGTCCACTACATCTGGGACGCCGAAAGTTGAATCCAATGCAAATGTATCAAATATAGCTGAGATGCCAAAGTCTTCAAAGAAGCTACAGACTTCTACAAGTAGAAATCCTGATGATGTTGACCACTTCCGTAAACACAGGGAAAAACGAAAGCGCATGGGATTTTCAGATAAAG CAGAAACTATTGCAGAAGATAAGACACATCCAGAATCGAAGAGTAGTGTTGATCATGATAATCTTAGGGCATCAAAGAAAATGAAGAAGGAATTCAGTGAGCCAGCCAAGCGCCGTCTTTCTGAGCTTGAAATTAGCAAAAGCAGTCCTTCAATCAAGGAAAGTCCAAAAAACTTGCAGCCTGATAGTGGTGTTTCATCTAGCATGGGAAAATATGGTCCATCTTCATCAATTAAATGCAATGATGATAAATTTATCTCAGACGGGGGCATTAGAACTTCAGATAAGGGGCGATCTGATCGTCCAGAATTATCCATTAAGATAAGGAAATCAAAACAAAGACAATTAAGCAAGCGTGGTCTTGAGCCTGTAGCTAGCGATGCATTTTCAAAGCATATTGTAACAGAAGGTGAAAGTAATGGTGCCAAGGAAAAGCCCATACAAGAGCTGAAGTTTTCAAAGACAGATGATAGGAAAGCTGCCAACTCCAGACCCCCCGTTTCTGGGACTGGTAGTGATACAATATATGCTGAGAAAGAGTGTTTAAGTGAGCAACACCACGAGAATATCCATCTCCAGCATTCATTAGTCTCTGAAAGCTCCATGCGGAGGAATATGTCATCTACAGCTGCCGCCTCCAGTTCATCTAAGGTGTCTAGCTCCCACAAGAGTAAAGTTGATTTTCAAGAAACAAGGGCCTCTCCTGTAGAATCAGTTTCTTCTTCACCCTTGAGAACTTCTGATAAGAATCTTGTGGATCAACATAAAAGGCACCCATGTGTTGTCGCAGAAACTGTGCCTTCGCAAGAGTCAGGGAAAAGTGGTTTGTCATTTTCCAAGGAAAACTATGATTTGGGATCCAATCCTGATCATTCCAAGGCTCATGGTTCTGGTTGCTTTAATGGAGACTTGCATCCTCATGTTTTGAAGGATGGGGAGTTGGAGGACAAAAAAGACAACCAATGCTCAAAAAATGAAGATTCTGGACTTGGTACAAGGAACAGTCAATTGAATCCATCTAAGGCACAGAAAGTTAATTCACATATCCTTCCGGTTCATAGCAATGGCGATGACAAACAGACACCGTCCATTCAAAATGGAGAAAGACCGCCTCGTTTAAACTCAAACCAATGTGACCATGCAAAGTTGACTTCCGGGAAGCATCCAACTCAGGTTAAGCCTGATAAAGAGAATGCAGAACACAAGGACCTGAAAATACCTTTGTCAACTGTCAAAGGAAGTAAGCAACAGCCAGCATTAAATAATACAGCAAATGGCGATGTCTCCTACAAGGCAAAACAATTAAAGAAGGCTGTTATCGAAAATACAAAGCAAGCAACTCTGAGTCGCGATGTGCCGAATCCAATAAACACATCTGTCCTACTGAAGGAGGCTCGAGATTTGAAGCACTTGTCCAAACGTTTAAAG GAAAAGGGCGATGACCTTGAGAGCGCAAGCATGTGCTTTGAGGCTGGCCTGAAATTCCTCCATGTTGCATCTCTTTTGGAGGCTCCAAGTATTGATAGCTCCAAACAAGGGGATTCTATACAAGCTATGAGACTATATTCTGAAACAGGAAACCTTTGTGG ATTTTGTGCCCGGGAATTTGAGCGACTTAAGAAAATGGCAAATGCTGCTTTGGCCTATAAATGTGTGGAAGTGGCATATATGAAGGCTGCCTTCTACAAACATCCTGGTGCAATTAAAGACAAACATGCATTGCAAGCAACGTCTTTGATGGTTCTTCCAG CTGAGTCGCCGTCATCTTCTGCTTCAGATGTTGACAATTTAAATTACCAGAGTACAGCTGCTAAGGCTGTTTCTGCAAGAGCTTTGTACTCTCCTCAGATTGCTGGAAATTCCATACCTCGGAACAATCATCACTTGATGGGGTTGCTTGCTTAT GCAGATGACATTAATTATGCATTTGATGGAACAAGAAAATCACAAAATTCATTTGCTGCTTATGTTGCTGATATTGGAAAGAGTCAGGTTGATGGCATTGCTCTTGTAAGAGAAGTCCTTGAATTCAGTTTCCACAATGTCATGGCGCTGCTGCAACTGATTCGTCAGTCGTTGGAATCTATCAACCATGAAAGTGTTAAATAA